A single genomic interval of Parvularcula marina harbors:
- a CDS encoding DUF2155 domain-containing protein: MIRVLALLTACAALGFPALAAQDDPAPEGTESQEPQGLRSLQDSLDLSLGDEVEMGWTSIPRPLPEEGDAPLTELERLSKSRSGVTFGLDLYNSRADNPLQAVSVTLRALDKITATYKDIEIPIGEEAVFGPLTLLPRTCDKRPPEETPETTVFLEVYAGENDVTLQRARTARNGEADAPAEEETMRSSSIVLPGEDTETAGDDIQGDALFRGWMFASSPSLNAIEHPVYDVWVIDCKMVDPGI; this comes from the coding sequence ATGATCCGCGTATTGGCACTTCTGACAGCGTGCGCAGCGCTCGGTTTCCCCGCGCTTGCCGCACAGGACGACCCCGCCCCCGAAGGCACCGAGAGCCAAGAACCGCAAGGTCTTCGCTCGCTTCAAGATAGCCTCGATTTGTCACTTGGCGATGAAGTCGAGATGGGCTGGACGTCGATCCCGCGCCCGTTGCCCGAAGAGGGCGATGCCCCACTGACTGAGCTTGAGCGTCTCTCGAAATCCCGGAGCGGGGTGACCTTTGGGCTCGACCTCTATAACTCCCGCGCGGACAATCCACTGCAAGCCGTTTCGGTGACTTTGCGCGCGCTCGATAAGATCACGGCGACCTATAAGGACATCGAGATCCCGATCGGCGAGGAGGCGGTCTTCGGACCTTTGACCTTGCTGCCGCGCACCTGTGACAAGCGCCCTCCTGAAGAGACGCCAGAGACGACAGTATTCCTCGAGGTCTATGCCGGGGAGAATGACGTCACACTGCAACGCGCACGGACGGCCCGGAATGGCGAGGCCGATGCGCCGGCAGAAGAAGAGACGATGCGGTCATCTTCAATCGTTCTGCCGGGGGAAGATACAGAAACTGCTGGTGATGACATTCAGGGCGACGCGCTTTTCCGCGGCTGGATGTTCGCTTCATCACCGTCGCTCAATGCGATTGAGCACCCGGTCTATGACGTCTGGGTGATTGACTGCAAAATGGTCGATCCGGGCATCTGA
- a CDS encoding fatty acid desaturase, with amino-acid sequence MPTSRRLCLVQTFGSYFSFSLFLGLALGIAFGGGWYYAPAAIMMILVPLLDAISSNDTAEFEQSDFQKWQIRAMKFSPMAFTLIYILALNYIAATFTSLTLLEKVLVTFSMGLIGSVAFSAIHEIIHKNGFWEKAIGRAGLGFLCYPHFEVEHLYSHHIIAATDKDGSTGWKEENIYQHLIRAIPTAFVTSLPHDRNKHIPKLFLLSGIIAVSYGLFFGVGAVVYFFVQAFIAICVLHILTFAQHFGAKRDRLENGKYSRMTAAHSWNAYQRFSNYLTFGVQRHADHHRSAMKPFYLLKVDEEAPQLPFGYPMMITIALIPPLWSSLMHARLDAHLAAQRAAAKA; translated from the coding sequence GTGCCGACCAGCCGCAGGCTCTGTCTGGTTCAGACATTCGGATCGTATTTCAGCTTTTCGCTTTTTCTGGGTCTGGCGCTCGGGATCGCGTTTGGCGGCGGATGGTACTACGCGCCCGCGGCCATCATGATGATCCTTGTGCCGCTGCTCGATGCGATCTCCAGTAACGACACGGCAGAATTCGAACAGAGTGATTTTCAGAAGTGGCAGATCCGGGCGATGAAATTCTCGCCCATGGCCTTCACGCTGATTTATATCCTGGCACTGAACTATATCGCCGCGACATTCACGTCCCTGACACTCCTCGAGAAAGTCCTCGTCACCTTTTCAATGGGCCTGATCGGCTCGGTGGCTTTCTCGGCAATCCACGAGATCATCCACAAGAACGGCTTCTGGGAGAAGGCGATCGGGCGCGCAGGGCTCGGCTTTCTCTGCTATCCGCATTTCGAGGTCGAGCATCTTTACAGCCACCACATCATTGCCGCGACGGACAAGGACGGCAGTACAGGGTGGAAAGAAGAAAACATCTATCAGCACCTGATCCGGGCGATCCCGACGGCATTTGTGACGTCCCTCCCGCATGACCGGAATAAACACATCCCCAAGCTCTTCCTTCTGTCGGGCATCATCGCTGTCTCATACGGGCTGTTTTTCGGGGTCGGTGCTGTCGTCTATTTCTTCGTCCAGGCCTTCATTGCCATCTGTGTGCTGCATATTCTTACCTTCGCGCAGCATTTCGGTGCAAAGCGTGACCGGTTGGAGAATGGCAAATATTCCCGCATGACGGCCGCTCATTCATGGAACGCCTATCAACGCTTCTCGAATTATCTCACCTTCGGTGTGCAGCGGCATGCGGACCATCACCGCTCGGCGATGAAGCCGTTTTATCTGCTGAAGGTCGATGAAGAGGCGCCGCAGCTACCCTTCGGATATCCGATGATGATCACGATCGCGCTCATTCCGCCTTTGTGGAGTTCGCTGATGCACGCCCGCCTCGACGCGCATCTGGCCGCGCAACGGGCTGCGGCCAAGGCGTAA
- a CDS encoding SDR family oxidoreductase: MPAATSYDMSGMTCFMSGATSGINEQIARRFAQAGAKIFVVSRSPEKVEATIEMLRGEGAEADGCPVDARSWPDVEAAVNKCADTFGEIDMVLAGQAGNFPAGAAQMSANAFKTVIDIDLLGTFNVFRAAIHRCKRPGASFIAISAPQGKDPWLYQSHVCAAKAGVNMLVKCCALEWGIEGVRVNAISPGPIDGTEGMARLAPTDQARHEAEQALALKRFGSRDDIAEAALWLCSEGAGYVTGTILEVEGGTTVGDASKALRI; encoded by the coding sequence ATGCCCGCCGCAACCAGTTACGATATGTCCGGCATGACCTGTTTCATGTCCGGCGCGACTTCCGGGATCAATGAGCAGATCGCCCGCCGCTTCGCGCAGGCCGGTGCAAAGATTTTCGTTGTCAGCCGCTCGCCGGAAAAGGTGGAGGCCACGATTGAGATGCTGCGTGGCGAAGGTGCCGAGGCGGATGGCTGCCCAGTCGATGCGCGCTCCTGGCCAGATGTGGAGGCGGCGGTGAATAAATGCGCCGACACTTTCGGAGAGATCGACATGGTGCTGGCCGGGCAGGCGGGGAACTTCCCCGCAGGGGCCGCCCAGATGTCGGCCAATGCCTTCAAGACGGTGATCGATATTGACCTTCTGGGTACGTTCAATGTTTTCCGCGCAGCCATCCATCGCTGCAAACGCCCGGGCGCCAGCTTCATTGCGATCTCCGCGCCGCAGGGTAAGGATCCGTGGCTCTACCAGTCGCATGTCTGTGCCGCGAAGGCAGGCGTGAACATGCTGGTGAAATGCTGTGCGCTTGAATGGGGGATCGAAGGCGTCCGCGTGAATGCGATCTCGCCGGGGCCGATTGACGGCACCGAGGGCATGGCACGGCTCGCCCCGACCGATCAGGCCCGGCACGAAGCCGAGCAGGCACTCGCCCTCAAACGCTTTGGCAGTCGTGACGATATCGCCGAGGCCGCGCTGTGGCTCTGCTCGGAAGGCGCAGGCTATGTCACGGGGACGATCCTTGAGGTCGAGGGCGGTACGACGGTGGGCGATGCGTCAAAGGCGCTCAGGATCTGA
- a CDS encoding ion transporter — MPNPLHNPMFKETGLWTPGHPVFERISQGFIIASMVVMSIGTMQSLPENVRHGLMMTDMVFGIGFAAEYAMRIYNARNRLQYIFSFWGIVDFIAIIPSLFIGGTDLKALRALRLLRLVRLLKLYRTSAALQRLRRALEKVRYEFVAFAILSALVFFVASVGIYAFENEAQPEVFSSIPASMWWAVATLTTVGYGDIYPITAVGRMFTGVVLLVGLGLVAVPTGLIASALQDEDIAETEEEDPEGSDPERL; from the coding sequence ATGCCCAATCCGCTTCACAATCCGATGTTCAAGGAGACAGGGCTCTGGACGCCCGGCCATCCTGTATTCGAGCGGATCAGCCAGGGCTTCATCATCGCCTCCATGGTGGTGATGAGTATCGGTACCATGCAGAGCCTGCCCGAGAATGTGCGCCATGGTCTGATGATGACAGACATGGTCTTCGGCATCGGCTTTGCGGCTGAATATGCGATGCGGATCTATAATGCCCGCAATCGCTTGCAGTATATTTTCAGCTTCTGGGGGATTGTCGATTTCATCGCCATCATCCCTTCTCTCTTCATCGGCGGCACGGATCTGAAAGCCTTACGCGCGCTTCGGCTGTTGCGGCTCGTCCGGCTGCTGAAGCTCTACCGGACATCTGCGGCATTGCAGCGCCTGCGCCGGGCACTTGAGAAAGTGCGCTATGAGTTTGTCGCCTTCGCCATTCTCTCCGCCCTCGTCTTTTTCGTCGCCTCGGTCGGGATTTATGCCTTCGAGAATGAAGCGCAGCCGGAGGTTTTCTCCTCCATCCCGGCTTCCATGTGGTGGGCCGTCGCGACCCTGACCACGGTCGGCTATGGCGATATTTACCCGATCACAGCCGTCGGCCGGATGTTCACCGGCGTTGTCCTCCTGGTCGGGCTTGGGCTTGTCGCCGTACCGACAGGCCTCATCGCCTCGGCGCTTCAGGATGAAGACATCGCCGAGACGGAGGAAGAGGACCCGGAGGGATCAGATCCTGAGCGCCTTTGA
- a CDS encoding phytoene/squalene synthase family protein: MARAEHMGKGLDIAEMSRETIAKGSKSFALASLLFRPNMKRYAHMLYAWCRYCDDVIDGQNLGFAEETPSGTPHIPQQSDLDYLRRNTLAAMQGGEVEAVQFEALRTVVEATDMPDEHPLDLLRGFEMDVQGRRYDTLEDTLEYCYHVAGVVGVMMAIIMGVKPDDEDTLNRAADLGIAFQLTNICRDIIDDAEVGRVYLPGDWLRARGVPATPEALLDRQNREAVWDVALQVLAEADRYYQSSGPGVRRLPIRAGFAVAAARGVYRDIGRVVRKRGTEAWDVRARTSRRRKVALAGLGCLQGAGSKSMFFLRLPPRPNLWTRHAT, encoded by the coding sequence ATGGCCAGGGCCGAACACATGGGCAAGGGGCTCGACATCGCAGAGATGTCACGGGAGACCATTGCCAAAGGATCAAAGAGTTTCGCGCTCGCCTCCCTGCTCTTCCGGCCGAACATGAAGCGCTATGCGCATATGCTCTATGCGTGGTGCCGCTATTGCGATGACGTCATCGACGGGCAGAATCTCGGCTTTGCCGAGGAGACGCCGAGCGGCACACCGCACATCCCCCAGCAATCCGATCTCGATTATCTGAGGCGCAATACACTGGCCGCGATGCAGGGCGGCGAGGTTGAGGCCGTCCAGTTCGAAGCGTTGCGCACTGTCGTTGAGGCAACCGACATGCCGGACGAACATCCGCTCGACCTGTTGCGCGGCTTTGAGATGGATGTGCAGGGCCGCCGCTATGACACGCTCGAGGACACGCTCGAATATTGCTATCACGTGGCCGGCGTCGTCGGCGTGATGATGGCGATCATCATGGGCGTGAAGCCCGATGATGAGGACACGCTCAACCGCGCGGCGGATCTCGGGATTGCCTTCCAGCTCACCAATATCTGCCGCGATATCATCGATGATGCGGAGGTCGGCCGGGTCTATCTGCCCGGGGACTGGCTGCGCGCGCGCGGCGTGCCGGCCACGCCCGAGGCGCTGCTCGATAGGCAGAACCGCGAAGCGGTCTGGGATGTCGCACTGCAGGTGCTGGCTGAGGCTGACCGTTATTACCAGTCATCTGGACCCGGCGTCCGGCGCCTGCCGATCCGCGCAGGCTTCGCCGTGGCCGCCGCGCGCGGGGTCTATCGCGATATCGGCCGGGTGGTCAGAAAACGCGGCACCGAAGCATGGGATGTCCGTGCCCGGACGTCCCGGCGCCGTAAAGTGGCGCTGGCCGGGCTTGGCTGCCTGCAGGGCGCAGGGTCGAAATCCATGTTCTTCCTTCGTCTGCCGCCCCGGCCCAATCTGTGGACGCGGCACGCAACGTGA
- the tgt gene encoding tRNA guanosine(34) transglycosylase Tgt, which yields MSEFIFNLQKTDGQARRGEITTPRGKIQTPAFMPVGTAGTVKAMQTRDVKATGADIILGNTYHLMLRPTAERVARLGGLHHFMQWDGPILTDSGGFQVMSLSKLRKLTEEGVSFQSHIDGSRHMLTPERSIEIQCLLGADIQMQLDECPPFPITEEASRESLELSIRWAKRSKDAFEKLSKPGQALFGIVQGSVFEDQRKRSAEGLMEIGFPGYSVGGLAVGEGQEQMFRVLDFTTPVLPKDRPRYLMGVGKPPDLVGAVERGIDMFDCVMPTRSGRHGQAFTWDGPINIKNAAYVDDGTPLDADLDCPASRDYSKAYINHLFRAGEYLAATLLSWHNLAFYQELMARMRTAIEEDRFAAFAAEFRARYSAGAASEG from the coding sequence ATGAGCGAATTTATTTTCAACCTTCAGAAGACGGACGGTCAAGCCCGTCGCGGCGAGATCACGACCCCGCGCGGCAAAATCCAGACCCCTGCTTTCATGCCGGTCGGCACGGCGGGCACGGTGAAGGCCATGCAGACCCGCGATGTGAAAGCGACCGGTGCCGACATCATTCTTGGCAACACTTATCATTTGATGCTGCGGCCCACAGCGGAGCGCGTGGCGCGGCTAGGCGGCCTTCATCATTTCATGCAGTGGGACGGGCCGATCCTGACTGATTCTGGCGGGTTTCAGGTCATGTCCCTCTCAAAACTCCGTAAGCTGACCGAAGAGGGGGTCTCATTCCAGAGCCACATTGACGGCTCGCGGCACATGCTGACACCTGAACGCTCGATTGAGATCCAGTGCCTTCTTGGCGCGGATATCCAGATGCAGCTTGATGAGTGCCCGCCTTTTCCGATTACGGAAGAGGCGTCGCGGGAGAGCCTAGAGCTGTCGATCCGCTGGGCGAAACGCTCGAAAGACGCTTTCGAGAAATTGTCAAAACCCGGTCAGGCGCTGTTCGGTATCGTGCAGGGCTCGGTTTTTGAGGACCAGCGCAAGCGCTCGGCGGAGGGGCTGATGGAAATCGGTTTTCCCGGCTATTCGGTCGGCGGGCTCGCGGTCGGCGAGGGGCAGGAGCAGATGTTCCGTGTGCTCGATTTTACGACCCCCGTCCTGCCAAAGGATCGCCCGCGCTATCTCATGGGGGTCGGCAAACCGCCCGATCTTGTCGGTGCGGTTGAGCGAGGCATCGACATGTTCGACTGCGTCATGCCGACGCGCTCGGGCCGCCACGGTCAGGCCTTCACCTGGGACGGGCCGATCAATATCAAAAATGCCGCTTACGTCGATGACGGGACCCCACTTGATGCGGATCTCGACTGCCCGGCGAGCCGGGACTATTCGAAGGCCTATATCAACCATTTATTCCGTGCTGGCGAATATCTCGCCGCGACGCTCCTGAGCTGGCATAACCTTGCCTTCTATCAGGAGCTTATGGCCCGTATGCGGACGGCTATTGAAGAAGACCGCTTCGCCGCTTTTGCGGCTGAGTTCCGGGCGCGTTACTCTGCTGGTGCTGCGTCGGAAGGCTGA
- a CDS encoding sterol desaturase family protein, whose amino-acid sequence MELVLWHKIALTLGTAIGMEGVAWWAHKYVMHGWGWAWHKDHHEPHDNLFEKNDLYAVVFSILSMTLFLIGTFWVTPLFYVALGILIYGIVYTVFHDGLIHQRYPWKPVPKKGYFKRVVQAHKVHHAMINKDDCVSFGFVFALDPQKLHKKLMAMKAERQPSDAAPAE is encoded by the coding sequence ATGGAACTCGTCCTCTGGCATAAGATCGCCCTCACCCTTGGCACGGCCATCGGCATGGAGGGCGTTGCGTGGTGGGCGCATAAATATGTCATGCATGGCTGGGGTTGGGCGTGGCACAAGGACCATCACGAGCCGCATGACAATCTCTTCGAGAAGAATGATCTTTATGCGGTGGTGTTCAGCATTCTGTCGATGACGCTGTTCCTGATCGGCACATTCTGGGTCACGCCACTTTTTTATGTGGCACTCGGCATCCTGATTTACGGGATCGTTTACACCGTCTTTCATGACGGGCTGATCCATCAGCGCTATCCGTGGAAGCCGGTGCCCAAAAAGGGATATTTCAAGCGCGTTGTGCAGGCCCATAAGGTCCATCACGCGATGATCAACAAGGATGATTGCGTGAGCTTCGGCTTTGTCTTCGCGCTCGATCCGCAGAAGCTGCACAAGAAGCTGATGGCGATGAAGGCGGAACGTCAGCCTTCCGACGCAGCACCAGCAGAGTAA
- a CDS encoding phytoene desaturase, producing MTARPTAAVIGGGFGGLGLACRLQAAGFDVTLLEGREKLGGRAYVYEMEGFTFDAGPTVVTDPSCIEEIFEAAGRKLSDYVELIEVDPLYRLHWEDGKSFDYCKEEDALLDQIRQMSPADVEGYKKFYKYSEAVFEEGYRKLGAVPFLNFWSMVKAAPQLTTLQAFRTVYGRVADFVKDEHLRQAFSFHTLLVGGDPHKTSSIYALIHALERKWGVWFPRGGTGALIQGLGKLFTDLGGEIRLGDPATEIATEGNKVNRVTTKSGWTKTFDTVASNADIVHTYEKLLGATPRGQQAAKSLKSKRFSNSLFVAYFGVKKQYPEIAHHSILFGPRYRELIAEIFSGPRLPADFSLYLHRPTATDPALAPDGCDGFYVLSPVPNLEKAGIDWRVTGPEYRDRIFDYLDERYLPGLKENLVVSHMFTPEDFVTELNAHAGSAFSLEPVLTQSAYFRMHNRDDKLENMYFVGAGTHPGAGIPGVIGSAKATAGLMIEDFAPPARVEAPKRAETEAA from the coding sequence ATGACAGCACGGCCGACAGCAGCGGTGATTGGCGGCGGATTCGGTGGCCTCGGGCTTGCCTGCCGGCTGCAGGCGGCGGGGTTCGATGTGACCCTGCTCGAGGGCCGCGAGAAGCTTGGCGGCCGAGCCTACGTCTATGAGATGGAGGGCTTCACTTTTGACGCAGGTCCCACCGTCGTCACCGATCCCTCCTGTATTGAGGAAATCTTCGAAGCCGCAGGCCGGAAACTCTCAGACTATGTCGAGCTAATCGAGGTCGACCCGCTCTATCGGCTGCATTGGGAAGACGGCAAATCTTTCGACTATTGCAAGGAAGAGGACGCCCTTCTCGACCAGATCCGGCAGATGAGCCCAGCCGATGTTGAAGGGTACAAGAAATTCTACAAATATTCCGAGGCCGTATTTGAGGAAGGCTACCGTAAGCTCGGCGCGGTGCCATTCCTGAATTTCTGGTCCATGGTGAAGGCCGCCCCGCAGCTAACCACGCTACAGGCCTTTCGCACCGTCTACGGACGGGTAGCCGATTTCGTGAAAGATGAACATCTGCGGCAGGCCTTCAGCTTTCACACCCTTCTTGTTGGCGGTGATCCGCACAAGACCTCGTCGATCTACGCCCTGATCCATGCGTTGGAGCGCAAATGGGGCGTGTGGTTCCCGCGCGGCGGGACGGGCGCCCTCATCCAGGGGCTTGGCAAGCTCTTCACCGATCTTGGCGGGGAGATCCGTCTTGGTGATCCGGCCACGGAGATTGCCACGGAAGGCAACAAGGTCAATCGCGTGACGACGAAGTCAGGCTGGACAAAGACCTTCGACACCGTCGCCTCCAATGCCGACATCGTCCACACCTATGAGAAGCTTCTTGGCGCAACCCCACGCGGGCAGCAGGCAGCCAAATCGCTTAAATCCAAACGCTTCTCCAACTCGCTGTTCGTTGCCTATTTCGGTGTCAAAAAGCAGTACCCTGAGATTGCGCATCACTCGATCCTGTTCGGACCGCGCTATCGCGAGCTGATCGCCGAGATTTTCTCCGGCCCTCGCCTGCCGGCTGATTTCTCGCTCTATCTGCATCGCCCAACGGCGACCGATCCTGCCTTGGCGCCTGACGGGTGCGATGGCTTTTATGTCCTCTCGCCGGTGCCGAACCTTGAGAAGGCTGGCATCGACTGGCGCGTGACCGGTCCCGAATACCGAGACCGGATTTTCGACTATCTCGATGAGCGCTACCTGCCGGGGCTGAAGGAAAATCTCGTCGTCAGTCACATGTTCACGCCGGAAGATTTCGTCACCGAACTCAACGCCCATGCGGGCTCCGCCTTCAGCCTTGAGCCGGTCCTGACCCAGTCTGCTTATTTCCGCATGCACAACCGTGACGATAAGCTCGAAAATATGTATTTTGTCGGGGCAGGTACGCATCCGGGAGCGGGCATCCCCGGTGTCATCGGCTCAGCCAAGGCGACGGCCGGTCTGATGATCGAGGATTTTGCGCCACCTGCGCGCGTGGAAGCGCCGAAAAGGGCGGAGACAGAGGCAGCGTAA
- the aat gene encoding leucyl/phenylalanyl-tRNA--protein transferase gives MSKPHPPSRLTTDLLLQAYRIGYFPMAEDRFSREVFWVRPDVRGVIPLDDFHIPRSLKKVVRQGRFEVRIDTAFRSVMEGCAMPQSHREDTWINGQILDAYTQLFEMGKAHSVEAWRNGCLVGGLYGVSIGGAFFGESMFSTESDASKVALVHLVARLRIGGYRLLDAQFQNDHLTQFGTVEVAAQGYQYLLTAAVERQADFHAMPSQMPGSTILQSITQTS, from the coding sequence ATGTCAAAGCCGCATCCACCCAGCCGCCTGACCACGGACCTCCTCCTTCAGGCATACCGCATCGGCTATTTCCCAATGGCCGAGGATCGTTTCTCGCGCGAAGTCTTCTGGGTACGGCCCGATGTGCGCGGAGTGATCCCGCTTGATGATTTCCATATCCCGCGCTCTCTCAAGAAAGTCGTCCGGCAGGGCCGGTTCGAGGTCCGCATCGACACGGCTTTCCGCTCGGTGATGGAGGGCTGTGCCATGCCGCAGTCGCATCGGGAGGATACATGGATCAACGGGCAAATCCTCGATGCGTATACGCAGCTTTTCGAGATGGGAAAGGCGCATTCGGTCGAGGCCTGGCGCAATGGATGTCTCGTCGGCGGGCTTTATGGGGTTTCCATCGGCGGCGCGTTCTTTGGCGAGAGCATGTTCTCAACCGAAAGTGACGCCAGCAAGGTGGCGCTGGTTCATCTCGTCGCGCGGCTCAGAATCGGCGGCTACCGGCTGCTCGATGCCCAGTTCCAGAATGATCATCTTACGCAGTTCGGAACAGTCGAGGTTGCCGCGCAGGGCTATCAGTATCTACTAACGGCTGCTGTTGAGCGGCAGGCGGACTTTCACGCCATGCCTTCTCAGATGCCCGGATCGACCATTTTGCAGTCAATCACCCAGACGTCATAG
- a CDS encoding NADH:ubiquinone oxidoreductase subunit NDUFA12 — MDFLKRIFIWWHNNTLGAAWTMSKAKAKKVGEDEQGNRYFEEGGKPSHPDGQGRRRRWVAYHGHAEGSRVPPEWHAWLHHITDLPPSEEPLPMQKFVTPYLPNMTGTPLAYRPKGSLARAADGVNVDDTYEAWSPENA, encoded by the coding sequence ATGGACTTCCTCAAACGCATCTTCATCTGGTGGCACAACAACACGCTCGGCGCGGCTTGGACCATGTCCAAGGCCAAGGCGAAGAAGGTCGGCGAGGACGAACAAGGCAACCGCTATTTCGAAGAGGGCGGCAAGCCGTCCCACCCCGATGGGCAGGGCCGCCGCCGCCGCTGGGTCGCCTATCACGGCCATGCCGAAGGCTCCCGCGTGCCGCCTGAATGGCATGCCTGGCTGCACCACATCACCGACCTGCCGCCCAGCGAAGAACCGCTGCCGATGCAGAAATTCGTGACGCCTTATCTGCCGAACATGACCGGCACGCCGCTCGCCTATCGGCCCAAAGGGTCATTGGCGCGGGCCGCAGACGGCGTTAATGTGGACGACACGTATGAAGCGTGGAGCCCTGAAAACGCCTAA
- the queA gene encoding tRNA preQ1(34) S-adenosylmethionine ribosyltransferase-isomerase QueA, producing the protein MRTDEFDYDLPEELIALEPSDARDGSRLLHLPASGPVHHRQFRDLLALFGEDDVLVLNDTRVFPAALKAIRKAREVGGGGDVTIDINLHKFIREENGETIWRAFVRPAKRLAVSDELFMPAGLTARVITREGPEADLAFPGSRDEVLARLDEAGEMPLPPYIARKRAAGTPDRERYQTVFAEKTGSVAAPTAGLHFTDELLSQLEARGTQIVRVTLHVGAGTFLPVSAENIEDHQMHSEWGEVSEAAAVALNAAMASGKRITCVGTTAMRLVESASSGPREIAPFSDETDIFITPGYAFRIADRLITNFHLPKSTLLMLVSAFSGKSRILAAYEEAIAERYRFFSYGDACLLERTT; encoded by the coding sequence ATGCGCACGGACGAGTTCGATTACGATCTGCCAGAAGAGTTGATTGCCCTCGAACCGTCCGATGCGCGCGACGGCTCGCGGCTGCTCCATCTGCCTGCGTCCGGGCCAGTCCATCACCGCCAATTCCGCGATCTGCTAGCGCTTTTCGGCGAAGACGATGTCCTCGTCCTAAATGATACGCGGGTCTTTCCGGCGGCGCTCAAAGCCATCCGCAAGGCGCGCGAAGTCGGTGGCGGCGGCGATGTCACCATCGACATCAACCTTCATAAATTCATCCGTGAAGAGAATGGTGAGACCATCTGGCGGGCCTTTGTCCGCCCGGCAAAGCGCCTTGCCGTGAGCGATGAGCTTTTTATGCCGGCCGGGCTGACGGCGCGCGTGATTACGCGCGAGGGGCCGGAGGCGGATCTTGCCTTCCCCGGCAGCCGCGATGAGGTGCTGGCCCGGCTCGATGAGGCAGGGGAGATGCCCCTGCCGCCCTATATCGCCCGTAAACGTGCGGCGGGCACGCCGGATCGTGAGCGCTACCAGACGGTTTTTGCTGAAAAGACAGGCTCGGTTGCCGCACCGACGGCGGGCCTTCATTTCACGGATGAATTGCTCAGCCAACTCGAGGCGAGAGGCACGCAGATCGTCCGCGTGACACTCCATGTCGGAGCAGGCACCTTCCTGCCGGTCAGCGCCGAGAATATCGAAGATCATCAGATGCATTCTGAATGGGGCGAGGTCAGCGAAGCTGCCGCAGTCGCCCTCAATGCCGCCATGGCTTCCGGCAAGCGCATTACTTGTGTCGGAACGACCGCCATGCGGCTGGTCGAGAGCGCTTCGAGCGGCCCTCGCGAAATTGCGCCTTTCTCGGATGAAACCGACATTTTCATCACGCCGGGCTATGCCTTCAGGATTGCCGACCGGCTGATCACCAATTTCCATTTGCCCAAATCAACCCTGCTGATGCTTGTCAGTGCCTTCTCCGGCAAATCCCGTATCCTTGCCGCCTATGAGGAAGCGATCGCCGAGCGCTATCGGTTTTTCTCCTATGGCGATGCCTGCCTTCTGGAACGAACGACATGA
- a CDS encoding SDR family NAD(P)-dependent oxidoreductase, translating to MNFEGSLFDLKGKNAIVTGASRGIGEAIARRLAQHGANVVISSRKLDSCEVVANSINEAEGREAAVAIACNISHRESLDQLVAETNEKLGPVDILICNAAVNPAFGPSKDITEEQIDKIFNCNIKANHFLSHLCLPQMVERGGGAIVIISSIAAFLGSPGIGMYGVSKAADLAHARNLAVEYGKNNVRINCIAPGIVKTYFAEALWKDPKIEAAVTQTIPMKRFGEPDEIAGAAVFLSSDAGRWMNGQCITIDGGTTISTAGL from the coding sequence ATGAATTTCGAAGGCAGCCTTTTCGACCTCAAAGGCAAGAACGCGATCGTCACTGGCGCCTCGCGCGGCATTGGCGAGGCGATTGCACGCCGTCTGGCTCAGCATGGCGCCAATGTCGTCATCTCCAGCCGCAAACTCGATTCCTGCGAAGTCGTCGCGAACAGCATCAATGAAGCAGAAGGGCGCGAAGCCGCTGTCGCCATTGCCTGCAACATCTCCCACCGGGAATCGCTCGACCAACTCGTTGCCGAGACCAATGAAAAGCTTGGGCCGGTCGATATCCTCATCTGCAATGCTGCGGTGAACCCGGCCTTTGGTCCGTCCAAAGACATTACCGAAGAGCAGATCGACAAGATCTTCAATTGCAACATCAAGGCGAACCACTTCCTCTCGCATCTCTGCCTGCCGCAGATGGTGGAGCGGGGCGGCGGGGCCATTGTCATCATCTCCTCGATTGCGGCCTTCCTTGGCTCACCAGGTATCGGCATGTACGGCGTCTCAAAAGCGGCCGACCTTGCTCATGCCCGTAACCTCGCGGTCGAGTATGGAAAGAACAATGTACGGATCAACTGCATCGCGCCCGGCATTGTGAAAACCTATTTTGCCGAAGCCCTCTGGAAAGATCCCAAGATCGAGGCGGCGGTGACCCAGACCATTCCCATGAAACGCTTTGGCGAACCCGATGAAATCGCGGGCGCGGCTGTCTTCCTTTCGTCCGATGCGGGACGTTGGATGAACGGCCAGTGCATTACGATTGACGGGGGCACCACCATTTCGACTGCCGGCCTTTAA